GGCAAACATCGGCTCGCAGACGATATGGGTTACAAGTGTAGTTCAGCTAAATGGAATACAATACACTCAGTGCATGAAACCGGGTGCATTATTAcagtttttcctttctccaacaTGTTCAATGCTATCTTTTTCAAAGGGAGATCCTACTATTTCTCAGCAAAGTTGAGACACAAATGCAGGTTCATTTATGCTTTTCTGGGGATGGGAGTTATCTTGTGCCTTATAGCATGGATTGGTCGTGTTGCAGCTGACAGTGCAAATGGCTGTTGCCTTTCCTGTgtatcctttttctttctacttctctctttctcaattGGCTTAGATACAATGCAAGGACAAAGAGCTTCCCCATTAACAAGTTCCTAATGCAGGGTGTAGATGAAGTTAGTCCACTTTGGAAACATTCCTGAAGAACTGCTTATGAGAATGGATTAAAGAAAGAGTTTTGATAACATTCTTGGTTGCTTTGGAGGTAGGAATGCCTCTGGAAGATGAAATATCAGTTAAAATTTCCAGTCAGATATGAACTTTTAAGGTCATTTTGTGTTTGATTAGATTCTATCATATCAATTTGTTGACCCTTAATCGGAATCAAGTACATGTTGATCATGAGTTTGCTCATCCTGATTGAGGTCACAGTGGCTGCGGATATACTCCTGAATTCAGACTGGGAAAAGGTAATGTTCGAGGTTAGGATGACTAATACCTGCATGATTAGGCAAATTCCAGAAATCAACAATACATAAAGTTGTCTGTGTCTTTGCTTTTATCTATCTACTTTGATCATAACACTCAAAATATTTGTGGATTTACACTCTGATTGATGCTCTAAAAGGACTTACCTGAAGATCCAACGGGAAGATTTTCCGACTTCGAGGATTTTGTGAAGTCAAACTTCGATGTCTTTAAGTGGATAGGATTGCTAATACTCCTAGCACAGGTAAATCGTGCTCTGTCAATTTGTATCCATTTCTCAATTTATTTCGAATAAATGTGTTGAAATTTCGGCCGATTTCGAACAATTATTCAAGCTATATATCTGTTGTCAATTAGAAAAGCacagatttgatttgattggctAGAGTGGAGGATGTGTGTACGTGAGTCAAATCTTTCCAAAAGCTTTCAACCTCTATTCATTTGCTTCGTCTGATGCTTCAGGGATCATCGATCCTGTTCACCATCGTGCTTCGATCAGCCCGGTCACGCCGGGAGCCCGACTACGATGTCGATGACGAGTACCCTCCAACGAAGCTTCCACTACTAGGTCATCTATCTCCACCACCTCCGTACGCCGTCGCGCCGCCAACTTTTGCCTCCATTAAATAGCTCTAAAAGCTTTAAAGAGATGAAAGATGGACGCAAATTTAAGCTCTCTCTATTCATATGCGATGTGTTGCGTTTGCTGTGCTGTCTTTTCTGCTAGAACCACAAGACATTTTTGTGGGTTATAAGTCATATGTATCATGCATGCTTTGTCGTGTCACGTTTGTTTGATGTTTTGAAAACATTGCAAATTACACCCCTTATATTCACTACTGTTGGTCCCCCCACATAAGAAGAGAATGCCTAAGAGCTTGTGGACTGAACTCGAGATTTTTGTGAATTCTTCACCATCTTATAGCCTTCTTCGAGTAATCCGAAGAACGATACCTTCTGCCGTAGAACCAGGGAAGATGAGACCATGCCGGGTCATTTAATTCCATTATGTTCTCATGATGAATGTACATAGGACCATAATAGATGTTCTGTGCAAGTGATTAATCATGAGCCCCATGGGCGTCATCGCACGCATctccatttttcaaaaagaacgCAACTACAAGTGTTAAGTAAGGCACAGTATTAAAATCGAAAGGTACGCACATTTCAAGGAAGTTCAATCTATACAAACATGTATACACAAGTGCTAAGTTCATCTTGCAAGGAGTTTATACATAGAATTGCAATGAACTTAAGGCCATCCAGCCCACAACTTACCAACCATGAATTGGTTATTAAGgggagaaatcaaaagaaaactgTGCAAAGAACTAGCTCAAGTTGTGCCATTCACCTGAGGTGAGAATCATAGGTGTCAAAAAGGGTATCAGGAATTATCACTGGCAACTTATCTATGTACATGAAGAGACTCCTAAGATTCTCCCTGGTTACTGTCTGCATGTCCACTATGTCCCTGGTGTCAGTAAGTACCCAGAGGTCACCAGAGTCCACTCTCTTCAAACTGTCGCGACAGAAAGGGCATGATTGCGATCTCATTCTCCTGCAAAATTCAAAGAGGTTTTAAGGATGGAAAACTCTTGCTCCTGCACGGAGAGCAAATAGCTCTTAATATATAGATGCGGCTAATTGTTTCTTCATGACAGGTTCTTGCTTCAAAGATGCATAGCCATTTATTTAATCAGGTAAGACCTCAGCTAGAAATACTTCAGCATAAAGCAATAACCTCTAATTGATCAGTTTGCATAAGAAACATTGCTAAGCATGCAATAACAATTCTTCATATTTTGAATTTCATGTGACAGAAGGCATATCCAAAGTCAGTATATATGCAGCAGCTTGCCAGAGCATACTTCAGACAACAGAGAACAGAACATTCAACTACTTGATCAAAATATCGCTGTCCTCCCAAAAGAGACCATTATCAAGCTAGATAAAGAATGGTCAAGACAGATAATTCTGTGAGATTGGCTTCTGCGAGACTGGCAACACATACTATTCTATATTAAAAGAATACCAAGTCCCCCTCCCTTGGTGAGAAAGTCTTATGGGCAGTTTCTGATACTCATTAGTCATAACCAGCATGGGTGACACTGATATAGAAACCTATGTGCATTAACACTTCAAACCTTATGAAATAACATTACGATACCATGTGAAAAACCCCCAGTGAAAAATTTACTTAGAACAGCTGATTATGGGAGATCAAACCTTCAACAATTATGGAGACAAATTCCAGGACCATGTTAGAAAAACCTTCTAGACAAAACCTTCTATTATATCGGAGCACAACCTGTTTCTTAATAGGACAAATATGCCCTTTGCAGAAAACCAAAAGACATATTACAAGAATTGCATTTCATGAAGTGGGAAAATATTTGACCATTGGGACTGCGTACTAGGATCATTAATATTCATACCCAGTTGGATTTGTACACTTTGTCCGCCCCTTAGCAATTACAAATTGCTTCTGTACATTTCACAATAATGGAAAAGGGCCATCCTTGCGACTATTGAGGCAGCAGCAATAGATTAAAATTCCTTAAAGCTGCAATAATACTTATAAAACCACCTTTTTTCTGGGTTTGGCAAAAGGAAAATACAAATGTCATAGTATCTACAGAAGAATCATGGGGATTAAAAGGCTCTCGAGAAAGCAAGAGTACAACATCTTAGGAAGACAAAAAAGGCACCCAAGTATAACCATTGGAGTTTTCAGAGCAGACAAGGGTATTGTCAAAGCATCATGTCCAGAGCTCCAATCTTGaaatccctcttttttttttgggtcgaagaaaTTCCTCTCCAAGAGCTGCTTTTTTCAGTCCACACAGAACAAACTCCAGAGAAAGACCCCTCCCAATGTTTTAACCCTCTCCAACAGggcggtttagggttttagaaAAGTTTTATTTATATACCatccccctcctcctctcctttttccttctctttaatTCCTCACCCACCTAAAGATCCTCTATTATGGAAACCAGTCAATCATTGTTTTTTCTCCTATATGGAATTATTCATCTAGGAATACCACTCTTCTATCAGAAGTTATAGCCATGGTCGCTTCTAGAATCTACTACGAGAGTCATTCCAAAAAGAAATTGCTAGTAATGAAACATAACGTATCTGTTGGACTACTTTTCCTTGTCAAAAAATTCACGAGATGGTAACCCACAGAACAATTTCAACATGTCAAAGAACCATCCCTGACAGCTGATGTGGATTGTGAACTCTCTTAAGGATCCCCCCatatcaaaagagaaaagaaagacttaCTAATTCAATTATACTATTGTTTCAAGAGAGGAGGAGGCAAGATGCTTAGAAGTACAAATTCACTTCTCCAAACCCCTCCCCCACAACCCACCAcacaaataaggaaaaagacatAGGGATTTAACTATTTAAACATTGAGGAATTTGCTGACGAAAATTAAAGAGAGGGTAGAGAAatggaaaggaggaggaggaggaggaggaaaaaagggaaggagaGGGAAGGGGGGAAGAAGGACAGCTCAAGATCAATAACCCAGCTAATATTTGCGTCAGttgaaaaaaagtaacaaaaaaggCTGTGCGTCCTGCAATTGGCAGGTCTAAAGGATTACCAATCACGGTAGCATTTCAAGCACATAGCATGGTTGCAGTTAGGCAGTACTATTTTGCTATTCAACTCCATGCATATTCCACATTCGTCTTCCCTTTCAGTATC
The sequence above is drawn from the Rhodamnia argentea isolate NSW1041297 chromosome 9, ASM2092103v1, whole genome shotgun sequence genome and encodes:
- the LOC115739716 gene encoding E3 ubiquitin-protein ligase AIRP2-like isoform X3 is translated as MRLSYSAAAHLLLFLVQWTDCHLAGALGFLRILIYKVHVDGTTTMSIHERKASIREFYAVIYPSLMQLQRGITDAEEKMQKAVCMERYCKREEEEHTQHSDVDTEREDECGICMELNSKIVLPNCNHAMCLKCYRDWRMRSQSCPFCRDSLKRVDSGDLWVLTDTRDIVDMQTVTRENLRSLFMYIDKLPVIIPDTLFDTYDSHLR
- the LOC115739717 gene encoding tetraspanin-19-like, with protein sequence MARIVRSCLQSLMKWVNYVVGMVGLAMILYGFWMVRVWQRDMDEGSSFYSTAPWFIYAFLGMGVILCLIAWIGRVAADSANGCCLSCYMLIMSLLILIEVTVAADILLNSDWEKDLPEDPTGRFSDFEDFVKSNFDVFKWIGLLILLAQGSSILFTIVLRSARSRREPDYDVDDEYPPTKLPLLGHLSPPPPYAVAPPTFASIK